In Fusarium oxysporum f. sp. lycopersici 4287 chromosome 9, whole genome shotgun sequence, the genomic stretch TTTATCTACGTTAACCTGGCCACTAGGCTGGGGATACAGAATGGCATGCATCGAAAATGCAGCAACAGCGCCTTTAACGCAAGCGTTATCGAAACTCGAAATCGCGTTTGGTGGACGACCTACGTGCTGGAAAGGTAAGCTATGGCTTCCCCAGACTGCAAATGGAACATGGGCTCCGCTGActggagagaagaaagatatCTATTTTCCATGGCCGGCCTATCTCGGTGTCTCGGTCAAATATCGATGCCAGTCTACCCATACATCAGGACGGTTTACAATCAGATGATTGGCGCAAAAGAGCTTCTTACACTAGAGCTTCTGTACAGCTGATGGACTTTCTCGAAGACATGTATCACGAAATGTAAGTTGAGACCCAAGCTCGACGCATGAGATAAAACACAGTTCGCTATGAATAACACTCATACAGCAACATCTTGCGCAATTGTCGAAAGCGAGAGATAGTCACAATTGTATCGCGGCTTGTGTCCAAAAAGGACGGTTTGACCACATGGTGGCAATCTCTCCCTCCGGATAAAATCGACGCGAATGAGCAACCAACAATGACACAGTCACGTTCGGCAATGCACCTAAGACTCGATTACTGCCTAGTGCGCATGTTTGTCGGGAGACCGTTTCTACtgaagaaagaaacaaaagactCTGCGACAAGCCCGTCCGTCCCCGAAAACAGCCCTGGGACCAACGAAAGAAGTGCCTCGAAACTTGTGAGTAGCCGAGAAGAGCTGATAAGCGACTGCATCAAAGCGGCAACAGAAGCCCTTGATATTTGTCAGCAGCTACGATCAAGCGGGATGGGTCTCGCTCGGGCCTCGTATTCCGAATATAGTGCGTGTCGAGCATcgttgctggtgctgattgCCTACTCGATCCGCAATCTCTCTGACCAATTTCGCAAGTCGTTATGTGAGGGATTGGATATGATACGGGAAATGTCTGCTGCTGGGGAGTCGGCACGGTCTGAAATTTCCTTGATCGAGTCGCTTGAGCGTGCTCTCGCTCGTCTGCACGCTGGAGCGCGACCGAACGACGTGGGCAGCCATAACCAAGCATATTCCGATTCGGCATACGAAGCATTCCGCAGCTGGGTAGCCAACTTGGCAGGCAAGAATGCGCTCGACGCCACTACACCAGCGGTTCCGAATGCCTCAGGTGGTCAAGCGGAAATAGACTCCGTGTCTGGCTGGCCCGTAGACTTCCAGGCCCTGTCCAGCATGGACTTTTTCAGTGCTTATGACCCCACGGCTGATCCTCTGCTTCAACTACCCGTCTTTGGTACTGAAAATCTCTCTCCGTCTGATGGATGGCTTACCCAGTCCGAGACCGAAATACTTGGACGATTCATTACAGGACCTCATGGAGGAAACTAGGCACTGCAAGcgatttatattaaaataaggtTGATCGAGCTTATGCAAAACAGACAAGAACTAAAGCGATGCTTGTACAATCCCCTTTGCCATCTCTGGTAGTGTGTCAGCCATAACCTCCATCTGGGCGTCGAAGATCTCAGTGCAGGGATCCTGTTCATATATGGTGCAATAAGCGCCCCGGAAGCCAACCTTGACTGCAGCAGACACGTCCCACATGtgagcagcagcaaaccACTTGATATCATCCGGTGCGAATCGGGCTAGGGTTGGCTTGTATGCAGCCAACGCTGGCTTGGCCACGCCCTGTCCATCGCAGCTGATGAGGTTCTCCAGCGGCATGTCAACGCCAGCGCGCTCAAAGTATCCGCCCACACGCTTGGTATCGCCTGTTGTCAAACACCACACTGTGAAGCCGGCGTCTCTTAATATTGCAAAACACTCTTTTGCTCCCGGTCGCAACTCGAGGTCCGAATATGCCTGGACACAAGCATCCCTTTCTGCGTCTGTGACGAGTTCCCGTGGTGCCGCAACGCCAACCATGAACAGCGTGCGGTAGAACAAGGTGCGCAAGACTTCCTTGTAGGGACGATGGCGCTCAGAGACGGAGAGAAAGGTGAACTCCAGCTCGGCTGCCGTCATCCAAGTGTAGCCGAATGCATTGGCTGTGATGTGCTTGGCGGCTAGCTTCTCGCCAATGACACGGTCAATGCCGTTGTAGAAGGCATTGAATGACACGCAGGTGCCGACGACGTCGAAGACCACATGCTTTTGATTGGCCATGATGGGGGCTTGATGCCAACCTTGGTTGCAATCCTAGAGAATAGAAGAGAGCGGGGCAAGAGGGGGGAAAGAAAGTTTGGTGAAACAAGATAAGATGCGGATAGAAAAGGCGCAATGACCTGAGGTTACGCTGTAGACAATTATCTCAAGAAGAGACGAGTtacagcatcaacaacaacgtGAAATGGTCTCTTTTATCCAATGATGACTGTGACACTGATACTCTGTACTCCACTGCACCGGTTATCGCCATTTCATCTTGATCTAGCCTGATGGAGTAGGACCGGTCCGGTCAGACATGATTGGCTACTCCATTCTCTGGCTATCAGTCATCATTATCAGGGATTCCACTTTTGGATCTTGACTCTCCTGGCTCCGGATCGGAGATATGCTAGCGGCACTAAAAAAGTTTAGCGGTATCTTGACATGAGATACCCAGCCGATAAGAGCACGCGGATGCCGCTGTTCCGGTCTGGTTATCCTTTCCCCAGAAGTTATCTACGGAGTACGCGTGTCTTATTGCATGTCTATCCTTTAGACTAATAAACTTTGAGCGAATCAACTGAGATGGATAAAAGAAGTTCCATAATGCCTCTCTGAAGATCTGACCCTAATGAGGCATAGTTGGGTCAGACACTAGAGGCCTGTAGTGACTTGCTGAAAACCTAAGCTAGCCAGCAGGCCGGCTCGCTGGTCCACGAGAATCTGCAACACACTCTCGGCATTTCCCACATGTCCCACTTTCCCCGCAAAGTGCAGACTTATCTTAGATGACCGACTGACCATTCTGCGCCATGGTTGCGCGCATCGATGCGAGTCTGGAGCAATTGTTTCTCTGCTATGTCATACCTAACCGTATCCCCATTATTGTCAAGAGAATGGAATTCGCAAATCTTATGCACATTACACTGACACTCAAAGTCGCACATAGGGAATCTTAGATTGCAGCATATGAGGTACAGGGTAGGTCATAGAcactaataataaataaacaaTAACTACACTACGTCAAAGCGATCACCTCCTTCGAGCATATAAGAGCTCCACGTGTGTAAAGCCAATACAGCAAAAAATCTCACAAAGCTTCTCCCGCTACCCCCCAACGTTCACGACCACAGAAAGTTCAGTCTTGCCAGCCCGCGCCGAGGCTTTGGCTCCACCCTTGGCTCATTCTCATAACGATCGATCAAATGACGAAGTTCAACGTCTTCCAATGGAAtgaccttggtcttgaacCAGAGCTTATAGCCGAAATACATGATAAGAGTGAAGGGCAAATTGAAGTAATTTGAAATGAACGACTCTATCTCCCATTGCCCATGGATAAAGGTCGTGAAGCCGCCAGTGAAGAAAAGCAGAAcaaacaagacaagagaggCGTAGGTCGTATAGGGCTGGAAAGGAGCGGCCCAAGGGAGTTCCTTCTGGCGATTGATTCCTTGCCTATTGCAGGCGTGGACGAATCGCAAATAGACAATGCAGATGGTAATCCAGTTGACCAGGGTAGAGATGGAGACGAGATCCTGCAGCCAGGTGAAGACTGTGCTAGCCGAGTCGGACAGGGTCATGTATCCCAGGGCCATGAACAGGCCATAGAGGGAAACAGCGACATAGGGGATACCGAATCTGTTAATACGCAGGAAAATGGACGgggcttggccttgagatGCCATTCCGTATAGGATTCTGGAACCGCCAAGCATGTTGGAGTTACCCGCTGACCAGGCCGAAGTGAGCACGACAGCGTTGACGATGGACGGCACAACCTTGATGCCTGCGTTTTGGGCAGCAATGACAAACGGCGACATGGAAGCGTCTCCCGTCCATGGTACTAGCTTCTTGTCCGTAGACGGGACGACCAAGCCAATCATGAAGATGGTCACGACGTAGAAGAGGGCGATGCGGATCAAGATACGTCGGGCAGCCATGGGGATAGACTGACGAGGGTTCCTCGTCTCAGCAGCCGCCAGCGTGATGTTCTCTATGCCCGAGTAGGCGTAAAGCGCATTGTTCAGCGTCTTCCAGAAGCCTAAGAACCGGCCAAGAGACCCAGCGATGCCGAGGTACTGAACCATGGGCCCGTAGGGGCTTTTCCAGTACTCGAAGCCGATGGCCTCACCTTTTGGACCGCCACCACAGGTAATGACCAGAGCCATGATGTTGACGCCAACAATGAGCATGATCTTGATTATGGAGAAGCCAAACTCGAGCTCGCCGTAGATGCGCACGGCCAGTAGTGAACTGACAATCATGGGGATGCCGAGCACGGTGATCCAGATGGCgctgttgatggtgaccCAGTATTCGATGATGACGGCCGCCGCGACGATTTCGGCGGGGATGGAGACCATGTATGAGTAAACTTGATTCCATCCGTTGGCAAATGCAAGAGCAGGGTCGCAGAAGAGCTCGGCGTAGCGAATGACACCACCACTGAGAGGCGCCAGAGCACCCATCTCGCCAACGCCGCAGACGACACTCGAAACAGCCAAGCCAATGATCAGGTACGCCAGGAACGCACCGAGTGGACCAGCATAGGCAATGGCTCGCCCAGAGCTCAGGAACAGACCAGTGCCGATTGTGCCTGCCAGGGCAATCATCTGAATGTGTCGTTGATGTAGACCCTGCCTGAGCTCGTTAGACTCCACGACCGTTCCAGCTATATTCTCGACATCGCTGTCCCGCCGCGTGTCAGTTGCAGGACCACAGAGTTCCTTTTCCGAAGGCATAGcgtcgactttgagaagttGGGGCGAAGCGTCGTGAGTTGACATTTGGCTTCTGCCAAGACAGGAAAAGGAGTTGTATTAGAGACTGCTGCACAAGCAAGCAAGtgagcaagcaagcaaagcagaaaaaagaaaaccgagtcaagccaagccaagatggtttcttctgtttcttctgaGAAACGAGATGAATGGAGGATCTTGACCATTTGTTTCCCCGTATTACGAAACGTTTTTATGTCTGCCACAATTGGCCACGGCTTATCAGTAAGGTAGGCCTAGGATCCTAGTCGGTCTGGGGAAGTTCTGGCTAGGGTGATAGCTGCAGATCAGACCCGGGGTCGACCGGCTATGGAGATATGAGAGCGCGTTGAGGTCAGATTGGCTGTCTTTGACTCCTTGAAAGTGTAGGGCCCTGTAATCCTGTATGCTATGGTACTCCCACCGTGGTGAGCGATATAGCGTTAGCGGCATTGTCAACCGGGGCCGGAACCATTTACCCAAATTGGGTAATGCCGTCCCGGTGGACCCCGAGTCCGGTCTATCTAGCCGTATACAACCATTCCCCAACGAAAGCTGACAAACCCGAGCGAATTCGATAGTACAATCCTCTAAATAGAGTTCAGCTAAACTGAAACAGTGTATGCCTCCAGATAACCTCCATACATAACATACCTGAGATACTGATCTTGATTCTGTAAGCAAACTTTTATCACATCACAGCGCAATCATGGCCATCTCAAACGGTAACACACCTCGCACCGCCGGTACGCCCAAGTGCATGCCCGTGCCGGACCCAGCGCCATGCTTCtggcaacaacagcagccacAGGATGTGACTGAGCTCCGCGACCACCGCTCTTCAGAGCAGCTACTTGACTACAGcgacatcgtcatcatcggcgcTGGATTCGCAGGACTCAGCACAGCGCACCACCTCGTCCGCGATGCCGGCGCCACGTCTATCTGCATCCTCGAGGCCAGGGGTATCTGCTCTGGCGCCACTGGCCGCAACGGCGGACACTGTAGGCCAGACCTCTACGGCCATATTCCCACCTACATAGATCGAGCCGGCGAGCGCGCTGGCGCTGAGATTGCCGAGTTTGAGATTGCCAACCTGCGcgccatcaagaagatcattgatgaagagaagatcgaTTGCGACTTCACTCTTACCCGATCCATTGATGTCTGGTGCAACGAGGACTCGGCCAAGAAAGCAGAGGCCGTCTACCAGTCAATGGTGTCTCACAACTTTGAGTATATGGATGATGTTGTGTTTTATACAGGCGACAAAGTAGAAGGCGTAAGTGGCCCGAATACCAGCCCAGATTGTTTTGTGTGGGGACCACATgcgttgatgaagatatCTACTGACTAAACCATCTATATAACAGATCTGCGGTGTCAAAGGCGCTGTTGCATGCGCAAGCTTCACGGCCGGGACCATGTGGCCCTTCAAATTCTTGATGCACCTCACAAGACAACTCCTCACCGCAGGCGTCAACGTCCAGGCACATACACCTGCCACCTCCGTGACGCCAGACCCCTCGGGTGACGGCTCGTTCATCGTCGAAACGCCTCGTGGCAAGATACGAGCAGGCAAGGTCATCCACGCTAACAATGCCTATGTCTCAGCGCTTCTCCCGGAATACAGCAAAAACATCATCCCCTGTAAGGGCATTTGCTGTCGTATCACCGTCCCAGAGGGAACCACGGCGCCGCTATTAAACAACTCATACATCACGCGCACCAAGGATAACACACTCTCGTACTTTATCCCTCGACACGATGGTAGCATCATCGTAGGTGGTGCTGCATCTGTTTTCCGGCCTTTCAAGGAACAGTGGTATGACAACGTGGACGACAGTGTCCTTATCGACTCTGCAAAGGACTACTACGAAGACTACATGCAGCGAACCTACCGGGGCTGGGAAGATACTGGTGCCAAAGTGAGCAATATCTGGACCGGCGTCATGGGTTACTCATATGACTCAAATCCACACATTGGTAAAGTTCCCAGCAAGGATGGGCAATTCATCGTTGCTGGGTTTAATGGACACGGCATGCCTGTCATCTGGTTGGCAGCCAAAGAGCTGGCTCGGATGGTATCCCAAGGGACTCAATTTGAGGAGACGAAACTCCCTCGCTTGTTCCAGACAAGCCAGTTCCGCATTGACCGGGCACAGAGTGGtaaggaggaggatggtgaTATTATAGGCACTGGTAATTTTAGTACTACAAAGCCATAGCATAAGAACTGAAAACGATAGAACGCATGTCAACTATACATAGACTCCCACCACATGAAAAGATCTGGAGCCAAGTCCAAGTCAAGAAAAGCATTCCAGTCACTAACTCCCTCAACTGCCATATTGTTAAATGTGCAAGCATAGGCAGCGTCCTCGAAGCCGTCTTTCAGCTGAAGttcagcatcatcactgtcTTCCCGTGTTTCTTCTCCTGATGCTCTATCAGGGCTGCCCGACGCGGCTGGTAGAGCTATCTGTAGCATAATGCCCAGGAACTTGGCATATCGGATTGCCATATGCGAATCATCAGGGGAGCCACTGTGGACTGCATTGATAACGCGACGTAGAAGATAGATATTTGGATGTGCCCGATTTATGTTCTTGGTTTGTGCAAGGGTTGCCTAGTGTATAATGCCTGTCAGACATCTATGGGGATATGGTTCTGCTTGGAATGTGCAATGTACCTTGAGCAGATGAAGACTCGCAGCAACGATGAAGAGCCAGCATCGAACTGGTAGATATTTGATCAGCCCCGAAGGCTTCAGGAAATCCACAACTATAGATAAAAGTGCGTGGCCGGCCTGTGTTGCCTGATCCTCAAACTCAGACAAGGCTTGAAGCCTTTCTGGCCGCAGGGCTCTGGATCCAACTTGTATGGCCTGTGCTGCTGGAGCAAAGCaaaataagcttatatagTAAAACTCCATCAGAAGACATGCATTTAATAACGAATTGAAATCTGAGAATTGTAAGCTGAGGTATGTTTTCTCGTTTCTTGAACGTACCATCTTGATGGTAGTACTGCCGTCTCCAACGCTGCAGGGCTCTTCGCAGGCGTTCCAAATGAGGGACGAGGTCTAGGTCGGAAAATGATCCACCGCGGGCTTTCAATGAGTGCAAAAATTCTCTTCCCTTTCGAGTCTCTATAGAGAGTTCGAAATAGCCTTCCCAGAGATGACTGTCCAGTAGAGACTCGGCGAATGTCGTTGCGAAGCGGTCTTTGACTACTTGTCTCGACTTCTCTGGCAATAGTGGCTCTAGACCTAGTCGAGTCGCAAGGCCTTCGTCTGCGAGGTATATGAACACACAGAGGAGACCATTCCATTCTTTTTTAATAGAGTCCAGATTGGAGGAAGCGACTCTGGAACCAAGCGATTCGTGCTGGAAGCAGCAGCCCTCGTGGGCTAAAGCAATAGcgttggaaagaagactCCTATTCCACAGTCATGAGTGCACTCTATTGAGATAGAGTCAACAAGGCATGCGAAATGCTTACCATGACATCTTATTGCTCCGATATGCTGGAGATACAATATTCAGCTTTTCCATTAATGATACCATCCCATACCGTCGCTGTCCAGTGAGTGAGTCTGTGTTATTGGGCGaaagcttgaagccatcaccatTGGCATAGCCatgagcttcatcttctccttctgtaAAGTCAGTCGGGTTGTTAATAGCCTTCACATGCCAATCTATCAGAAGCAGCATCGCCGCTATCGCTCCAAGAGAGCGCGTCGTGGTAGACCCCCACATGACGGACTGCAGGGATCGCTGGAGGATCCTCCACGTTTGCCAGTGTATTCGCTCGGACCTGATTTCGCCATGATCTCCAGGCAGTGGAAAGTACCTCGAGGAGAGCGTGACGAGACAGACTACCAAAAGAGGCTCCTCAGCAACAAGTTGTCCATAAGTGCTCATATCGCGGTAGTAAGACGGTACGACTGGCTTTAGCGGCCATAATTGATCGAAGAAGAAACCTAGGTAGTCCATCACTTCCTGCTTCGATACAATCCCTTTTCTGACGAGGGAAAAGCTTTTCCATGCTCTATCCAGATTGAGGGATGGATCTGAGATAACAGTCGGAGGGGCAATAGATGAAGCTTGGCTTTGGAGGCCAGGCGTGGCAGACGGGCTATTGTAGGCGTGATTACCGCTCGCGGCGAATGTCAGAAGGTCTAGGGCATCTGATGCATTGTGTATATGTGTAGAGATAAGTCGTTCCCTTGCGTCTAGTGCAGTTGGGGTCCTTGGACTCTGGGAGCAGTCGGCGACGAGTCCGTCATGCACATGTCCCTCCTTATTGGGAGGACGAACTGGAACATCTCGAGGCGCaagtggtgttgaagttggaATTTCGATATCGGTCTCCGTATGATTGTCACGCGACACTGGCTCAGGGGTTTCAGCTGGAAGCGACAGCTTTCTCTTGGTGCGTCGCGACGCTCTGAACTCACAAGGCTGATTGTCTGTTGAGCATCGCTTACACGGCTGCCTCCGGTCTGATGTCGGCTCGCAGCGGGTCTTGCGCCTACGGCAACGCTCGCAAGATAAGTACGCGCGGCGTCTCTTAGATTCAGTAGGTGAGTCTGCTTGGTTGATGGGGACGAAGTCAAGCTGCGGACCCTGCCAGCCGTCGTTACCGTTGTGATCCGTCATGTTGGAGTTATCCGAGCATTGTTATACCCGCTTCCCGCACGACAATGCCTGCCAGACTGCAGTTTGGAGAAGTTGGCCGTATGCTTCGGAGTTTGGCTACTGGAAGAGGGTACGTGTGAACGATGTTGGAAGCATCTCCAATGCCGACACAATTCTTGGATCCGGCTATTCTGGATATCCGGGGAAGGGCTTGTCCAGAACAGGTTGGATCAACTCAAACCCCGCACTTCCCCTTGTGATGTTCCCTGCAGCTTGCCCGGACTAGCCTGATTAGGGCAGACTTTCACTCCAGAGTACGGTGGGCTTCTTACCCGCAGTATGCATTTGGGCCCAGGACGAGCGAAAAGATGGTTATAGTAATTTGCTTAGTTTTATTTGTAAAGTGCATACATATTTCTTGGATACTTATATCTATTTATCCTGACTATAACGTTTAAACTCCATCCCTCAACACTTAGGTCCACGGTCAAGTAAATACAGACTTTGGAATCTCTCGCAAGaatcatccttcttcatgGATCGAATACCTTACCCGGATTCAATAGCCAACTGACAAGAGCCTTAGCATATATTCACGATACGTTAAGCGGATGTCATCATGTACTCACTGGGGATCAAGGGTGTCTTTGATAGCTTTCATAATGCCGATAGTTGCAGGACCGAGCTCTTTCTGTAGGCAATGCTTTCCTTTGTTAGCTGAACCCAAGACAGTCAGGCAGTAAAATACTTACCTTCTTGCCCAATCCGATCCCATGCTCTCCTGATACTGTGCCCTCCATCTCCAGTGCTCTCGCCATCATCCCATCCACACAATCAGACACAGCTTGACGTTCCTGCTTATCATCTGGGTTGTACATAACAACCTGATGGAAGttgccatcaccaacatgtCCCATAACACTGTTGAAGAGTCCAAGTTGGCTGGCCCTTTGCTTCGAGATTTCTGTGACTATTGTGTAAGTCCATGCCAATGTCAGAGGAACCATGCTCTTACCGATTAGCTCGGCCATTCGAGACAGAGGTACAGCAACATCTGTGGACCAAATCTGGGTACCCTCTGGTCGGACGGCAAGGTTTGCCCACAAAGCTTGTTTTCTGGCAGACCAAAGCGATTGCATCTCATCCTCCGTTTTGGCAAATTCGAAAGAACGACAGCTGCTGAACTTTGCGATCTCATTAGTCAAGTTGATGCTGTCTTGAACTGCGTTCTGAGAGCCTGAGAATCTGCATATTGGTGAGCATTCGGACTCTTTCAGTGATAAACAGCAGCCGCGTGCTACTTACTTTAGGAAAAGGGTAGGATATTCATCCCATACTCTTCCACCTGCTCCGCCG encodes the following:
- a CDS encoding 2-haloacid dehalogenase, with protein sequence MANQKHVVFDVVGTCVSFNAFYNGIDRVIGEKLAAKHITANAFGYTWMTAAELEFTFLSVSERHRPYKEVLRTLFYRTLFMVGVAAPRELVTDAERDACVQAYSDLELRPGAKECFAILRDAGFTVWCLTTGDTKRVGGYFERAGVDMPLENLISCDGQGVAKPALAAYKPTLARFAPDDIKWFAAAHMWDVSAAVKVGFRGAYCTIYEQDPCTEIFDAQMEVMADTLPEMAKGIVQASL